The Lentzea guizhouensis genome contains a region encoding:
- the car gene encoding carboxylic acid reductase yields MADVFERFGERPACGERARELVRDPGTGRVSARLLPRFETTTYRELWSRIRAVASEWHHHPQSPLVAGDRVALLGFASRDYATLSLACGYLGVVNVPLQTSGSAEHLAAIVAETEPVLVATSVERLDVAVELALRTPSVRRLVVFDHLCAVDDQADRFTAARRSLAQTGRDVVALSEVLDRGAALPEAPPYVPGDDEDPLTMLVYTSGSTGTPKGAIYPETLARVTWEDRAKRTPDGGLVTVHYTPLSHFAGHFTLTNTLARGGTSCFTASSDLSTFLEDVTLVRPTELSLVPRVCEMLHQRYQSELDGGDPAEVLTRMRQDVLGGRVSFATCGSAPLSATLREFIESLLGIPLYDMYGSTEVPGIAVNGTLMNPPVLDYKVVDVPELGYFGTDSPHPRGELRIKANGIPGYYKHPELTADLFDEDGFYKTGDIVAELAPRRIAVVDRLKSVLKLSQGEFVAVARLESIFAASPLVRQIFVYGNSERSYLLAVVVPTPDALHRHDLEELLLDSFRQIARSAGLNSYEVPRGLLVEPEPFSQANGLLSDQRKLLSPKLVERYGPRLEQLYADMAARESQELLDLRRTAADRPVLDTLHRAARALLATSTADVSPTAHFRDLGGDSLSAVSLSNLLHDTFGIRVPVDVIISPATDLRRLAELVETKLRTSATRPTYASVHGSDAFVHADDLVLDRFLAPDVLAGARDLPLPGSAPRHVLLTGASGFLGRFLTREWLHRLQPTGKLTVLVRGSDPDAARQRLTDAQDYQHLEVLAGDLAEPRLGLDEPTWSRLTDEVDLIVHAGALVNHVLPYQHLFDANVLGTAEIIRLALTRRLKPVTFISSVAVSRSRQGQPLDEDTDVRSALPTQPVDDGYAGGYTTSKWAGEVLLREAHDLCALPVTVFRSTMILADSQTGSVNAQDMFSRLMFTLLATGIAPRSFYQGEGAHYDGLPVDFTATAIVTLGPSTSGHRTFSLTNPHDDGISLDTFVDWLIADGHPIERIPDHRDWLVRVEAGLRALPELQRQHSILPLLHGFQAPKPAVRGSDVPAVRFREAVQQAGIGPDGDIPHLTRSLIRKYSSHNGDIPRTAR; encoded by the coding sequence ATGGCGGACGTCTTCGAGCGATTCGGGGAACGGCCCGCCTGCGGCGAACGTGCGAGGGAGCTCGTGCGGGACCCCGGCACCGGACGTGTCTCGGCCCGCCTGCTGCCGCGCTTCGAGACGACCACCTACCGGGAGCTGTGGAGCCGCATCCGCGCGGTGGCGAGCGAGTGGCACCACCACCCGCAGAGCCCTCTTGTCGCGGGCGACCGGGTGGCCTTGCTCGGTTTCGCGAGCCGTGACTACGCGACGCTGTCGCTGGCGTGCGGCTACCTGGGTGTCGTCAACGTGCCGCTGCAGACCAGCGGCTCAGCCGAGCACCTGGCGGCCATCGTCGCGGAGACCGAGCCGGTCCTCGTGGCCACGAGCGTCGAGCGCCTGGACGTGGCGGTGGAACTGGCCCTGCGCACGCCTTCGGTGCGGCGGCTGGTGGTGTTCGACCACCTCTGCGCGGTCGACGACCAGGCGGACCGGTTCACCGCTGCCCGCAGGAGCCTGGCGCAGACCGGCAGGGACGTCGTCGCGCTGTCCGAGGTCCTCGACCGCGGCGCTGCCCTGCCCGAAGCACCCCCGTACGTCCCCGGCGACGACGAAGACCCGCTCACCATGCTCGTCTACACCTCGGGCAGCACCGGAACGCCGAAGGGCGCGATCTACCCCGAAACGCTGGCGCGCGTGACGTGGGAGGACCGCGCGAAACGCACCCCCGACGGCGGTCTGGTCACCGTCCACTACACACCGCTGAGCCACTTCGCCGGCCACTTCACGCTGACGAACACGTTGGCACGCGGCGGTACCAGCTGCTTCACCGCCAGCAGCGACCTCTCGACGTTCCTCGAGGACGTCACCCTCGTGCGGCCCACCGAGCTGTCGTTGGTGCCGCGCGTGTGCGAGATGCTCCACCAGCGCTACCAGAGCGAGCTGGACGGCGGCGACCCGGCCGAGGTCCTCACCCGGATGCGCCAGGACGTCCTCGGCGGCCGCGTCTCCTTCGCCACCTGCGGATCCGCGCCGCTCTCGGCCACGCTGAGAGAGTTCATCGAGTCGCTGCTCGGCATCCCGCTGTACGACATGTACGGCTCCACGGAGGTCCCGGGCATCGCCGTCAACGGCACCCTGATGAACCCGCCCGTGCTCGACTACAAAGTGGTCGACGTGCCCGAGCTCGGCTACTTCGGCACCGACTCCCCGCACCCGCGCGGCGAGCTGCGCATCAAGGCGAACGGCATCCCCGGCTACTACAAGCACCCCGAGCTGACCGCCGACCTCTTCGACGAGGACGGCTTCTACAAGACCGGTGACATCGTCGCCGAGCTCGCCCCCCGCCGCATCGCCGTCGTCGACCGCCTCAAGAGCGTCTTGAAGCTGTCCCAGGGCGAGTTCGTGGCCGTCGCCCGCCTGGAGTCCATCTTCGCCGCCAGCCCGTTGGTGCGGCAGATCTTCGTCTACGGCAACAGCGAACGCTCCTACCTGCTCGCCGTCGTCGTCCCCACCCCGGACGCCCTGCACCGCCACGACCTCGAAGAACTGCTGCTCGACTCGTTCCGGCAGATCGCGAGGTCCGCCGGCCTGAACTCGTACGAGGTCCCCCGCGGCCTGCTCGTCGAACCAGAACCCTTCAGCCAGGCCAACGGCCTGCTGTCCGACCAGCGCAAGCTGTTGTCCCCCAAGCTGGTCGAACGCTACGGCCCCCGCCTGGAACAGCTCTACGCCGACATGGCCGCCCGCGAGTCCCAGGAGCTCCTCGACCTCCGCCGCACCGCCGCCGACCGCCCGGTGCTCGACACCCTGCACCGAGCCGCCCGAGCCCTGCTCGCCACCTCGACCGCCGACGTGAGCCCCACCGCCCACTTCCGCGACCTCGGCGGCGACTCCCTCTCCGCGGTGTCCCTCTCGAACCTGCTGCACGACACCTTCGGCATCCGCGTCCCGGTCGACGTCATCATCAGCCCGGCGACCGACCTCCGGCGCCTGGCGGAGCTCGTCGAGACCAAGCTCCGCACCAGCGCCACCCGCCCCACCTACGCCTCGGTGCACGGCTCGGACGCCTTCGTGCACGCTGATGACCTGGTCCTGGACCGCTTCCTCGCCCCGGACGTCCTGGCCGGCGCCCGCGACCTCCCGCTCCCCGGCTCAGCGCCCCGCCACGTCCTGCTCACCGGCGCCAGCGGCTTCCTGGGCCGCTTCCTGACCCGCGAGTGGCTCCACCGCCTGCAGCCGACCGGCAAGCTGACCGTCCTGGTCCGCGGTTCCGACCCCGACGCGGCCCGCCAACGCCTGACCGACGCCCAGGACTACCAGCACCTCGAGGTCCTGGCCGGCGACCTCGCCGAACCCCGCCTGGGCCTGGACGAGCCGACCTGGTCCCGCCTCACCGACGAGGTGGACCTGATCGTCCACGCCGGCGCCCTGGTCAACCACGTCCTGCCCTACCAGCACCTCTTCGACGCCAACGTCCTCGGCACCGCCGAGATCATCCGCCTGGCCCTGACCCGCCGCCTCAAACCGGTCACGTTCATCTCCAGCGTGGCGGTCTCCCGCTCCCGCCAGGGCCAGCCCCTGGACGAGGACACCGACGTGCGCTCGGCGTTGCCGACCCAACCGGTCGACGACGGCTACGCGGGCGGCTACACCACCAGCAAGTGGGCGGGCGAAGTCCTCCTGCGCGAGGCCCACGACCTGTGCGCCCTCCCGGTCACCGTCTTCCGCTCCACCATGATCCTCGCCGACAGCCAAACCGGCAGTGTGAACGCACAGGACATGTTCAGCCGCCTCATGTTCACCCTCCTCGCCACCGGCATCGCCCCGCGGTCGTTCTACCAAGGCGAAGGCGCCCACTACGACGGCCTGCCCGTCGACTTCACCGCAACCGCGATCGTCACCCTGGGCCCGAGCACCTCCGGCCACCGCACCTTCAGCCTGACCAACCCGCACGACGACGGCATCTCCCTCGACACGTTCGTCGACTGGCTGATCGCCGACGGCCATCCCATCGAACGCATCCCGGACCACCGCGACTGGCTCGTCCGCGTCGAAGCAGGCCTGCGCGCCCTGCCGGAATTGCAGCGACAGCACTCGATCCTGCCGCTGCTGCACGGTTTCCAAGCCCCGAAACCCGCGGTCCGCGGCTCGGACGTCCCGGCTGTGCGGTTCCGCGAGGCCGTGCAACAGGCGGGCATCGGACCGGACGGTGACATCCCGCACCTGACCCGTTCCCTGATCCGCAAGTACTCGTCGCACAACGGGGACATTCCGCGCACGGCCCGCTGA
- a CDS encoding AurF N-oxygenase family protein → MSVELERDLLVQLTRRWGKRVAVKKDELDLDGHFDAALPDFPEHLVPVLALPGAEKLDRDARGRILSAAWIAYNAKTAAIEDEIILPACRLMLQDHIPVRRDDVAVDALHQTIIDEHYHILMCHNAVGVTRRRRDMADVRFAPGVWSVVQGREAARSGLSGFDRDIVDIAFSLAAETTISGFLSTLSTAQDIQPMNRITTDLHRRDESGHAVVFRELCGSLYRSLDGAQQAMFREALVSGLTAFRSADLEPWVAVAAQGGFEVGVDQLREWAAARPVPKRDTGPLQLLLDDLGISHDLVQT, encoded by the coding sequence ATGTCCGTTGAGCTCGAGCGCGACCTGCTGGTCCAGCTGACCCGCCGCTGGGGCAAGCGGGTGGCCGTCAAGAAGGACGAGCTGGACTTGGACGGGCACTTCGACGCCGCGTTGCCGGACTTCCCCGAGCACCTCGTGCCGGTGCTGGCGCTGCCGGGCGCCGAGAAGCTCGACCGGGACGCGCGCGGGCGGATCCTGTCCGCCGCGTGGATCGCCTACAACGCCAAGACCGCGGCGATCGAGGACGAGATCATCCTGCCGGCCTGCCGGTTGATGCTGCAGGACCACATCCCGGTCCGCCGCGACGACGTCGCCGTCGACGCGCTGCACCAGACGATCATCGACGAGCACTACCACATCCTGATGTGCCACAACGCCGTCGGCGTCACCCGGCGGCGCAGGGACATGGCGGACGTGCGGTTCGCACCGGGCGTCTGGTCGGTGGTGCAGGGGCGGGAGGCGGCGCGATCCGGGCTGTCCGGGTTCGACCGCGACATCGTCGACATCGCGTTCTCGCTGGCCGCGGAGACGACGATCAGCGGGTTCCTCTCGACGTTGTCGACGGCCCAGGACATCCAGCCGATGAACCGGATCACCACCGACCTGCACCGGCGCGACGAGAGCGGGCACGCCGTGGTGTTCCGCGAGCTGTGCGGCTCGCTCTACCGCAGCCTCGACGGCGCGCAGCAGGCGATGTTCCGCGAGGCACTGGTCAGCGGGCTGACCGCGTTCCGCTCCGCCGACCTGGAGCCGTGGGTGGCCGTCGCCGCCCAGGGCGGTTTCGAGGTGGGCGTCGACCAGCTGCGCGAGTGGGCGGCGGCGCGGCCGGTGCCCAAGCGGGACACCGGACCGCTGCAGCTGCTGCTCGACGACCTGGGCATCAGCCACGACCTCGTCCAGACATGA
- a CDS encoding response regulator: MISLLIVDDHPVVRDGLRGMFGSDPRFEVVGEAADGAEAVAAGERLCPDVILMDLRMPGTDGVAAIKELARRGVPSRVLVLTTYDTDSHVLPAVEAGATGYLLKEAPRAELVRAVQAAARGEAVLSPAVATRLLGQVRKPAAAPLSPRELEVLELIARGSTNREAAKRLFISETTVKTHLLHVYAKLGVNDRAAAVAAAFSRGYLKPHE; the protein is encoded by the coding sequence TTGATCTCACTGCTGATCGTCGACGACCACCCGGTGGTGCGGGACGGGCTGCGCGGCATGTTCGGCTCCGATCCTCGCTTCGAGGTGGTCGGCGAAGCCGCTGACGGCGCCGAAGCCGTCGCGGCCGGCGAGCGCCTCTGCCCCGACGTGATCCTGATGGACCTGCGGATGCCGGGGACCGACGGGGTCGCCGCCATCAAGGAGCTGGCGCGGCGCGGGGTGCCGTCCCGGGTGCTGGTGCTCACCACGTACGACACGGACAGCCACGTGCTGCCGGCCGTCGAGGCCGGTGCCACCGGCTACCTGCTCAAGGAGGCGCCGAGGGCGGAGCTCGTCCGCGCGGTGCAGGCCGCGGCCCGCGGCGAGGCGGTGCTCTCCCCCGCCGTGGCGACCCGGCTGCTCGGCCAGGTGCGCAAGCCGGCGGCGGCACCGCTGTCGCCGCGCGAGCTGGAGGTGCTGGAGCTCATCGCCAGGGGCTCGACGAACCGGGAGGCGGCGAAGCGGCTCTTCATCAGCGAGACGACGGTCAAGACGCACCTGCTGCACGTGTACGCGAAGCTGGGTGTCAACGACCGGGCAGCCGCGGTGGCCGCCGCGTTCTCCCGCGGCTACCTGAAGCCGCACGAGTGA
- a CDS encoding sensor histidine kinase, with amino-acid sequence MGVEAELRAEFERWERKETAVLKALPYPLLAISVVFTLLQPLWNAPLHLPEVLGLTVLLTAWVLWFHTFHPESHGNSVRMGVYYAGLLTLTAGLVLLTPWFGFFAFIGYVHAFQHLKGRWRYVGVAVTSAVSAVSYVGGADSFTAEEWWKWPAVSVVTTVLATAAFYADVMSDRRNHRQKRALVELHRANTELERALEENAGLQAQLLVQAREAGVLDERQRMAREIHDTLAQGLAGILTQLQAAEQASGEPAVSRRHLANAVDLARESLTEARRTVHAVGPSALARARLPEAIGDVARRWSEVNRVEAVLTTTGDARPLHTDVEVALLRTAQEALANVAKHARAGRVALTLSYMEDLVTLDVVDDGVGFVPGAERSGGSDGGFGLAGMRQRVRLLAGRLDVESEPGGGTAITVTVPAIPVGGAS; translated from the coding sequence GTGGGTGTCGAGGCCGAGCTGCGCGCGGAGTTCGAGCGTTGGGAGCGCAAGGAGACCGCGGTCCTGAAGGCGCTGCCGTACCCGTTGCTGGCGATCAGTGTCGTGTTCACGTTGCTGCAGCCGCTCTGGAACGCGCCCCTGCACCTCCCGGAGGTGCTCGGACTGACGGTCCTGCTCACCGCGTGGGTGCTGTGGTTCCACACGTTCCACCCTGAGTCGCACGGCAACAGCGTGCGTATGGGCGTGTACTACGCGGGGCTCTTGACGTTGACCGCCGGGCTGGTGCTGCTCACGCCCTGGTTCGGCTTCTTCGCCTTCATCGGTTACGTGCACGCCTTCCAGCACCTGAAGGGCCGGTGGCGCTACGTCGGCGTGGCCGTCACGTCCGCGGTCTCGGCGGTCTCCTACGTGGGAGGGGCGGACAGCTTCACGGCCGAGGAGTGGTGGAAGTGGCCCGCCGTCAGCGTGGTCACCACGGTGCTGGCGACGGCGGCCTTCTACGCCGACGTGATGTCCGACCGGCGCAACCACCGGCAGAAGCGGGCGCTGGTCGAGCTGCACAGGGCCAACACCGAGCTGGAGCGCGCGCTGGAGGAGAACGCGGGCCTGCAGGCCCAGTTGCTGGTGCAGGCCCGGGAGGCCGGCGTGCTCGACGAGCGGCAGCGGATGGCGCGGGAGATCCACGACACCCTCGCCCAGGGGCTGGCCGGCATCCTCACCCAGCTGCAGGCCGCCGAGCAGGCGTCCGGCGAACCCGCGGTGTCGCGCCGGCACCTGGCGAACGCGGTGGACCTGGCTCGCGAGAGCCTCACCGAGGCGCGCAGGACGGTGCACGCGGTGGGGCCGTCGGCGTTGGCGCGGGCCCGGCTGCCGGAGGCGATCGGCGACGTGGCCAGGCGCTGGTCGGAGGTGAACCGGGTCGAGGCGGTGCTGACCACGACCGGCGACGCCCGGCCGCTGCACACCGACGTCGAGGTGGCGCTGCTGCGGACCGCGCAGGAGGCCCTCGCCAACGTCGCCAAGCACGCCCGAGCCGGTCGGGTCGCCCTGACCCTGTCGTACATGGAGGACCTGGTGACGCTCGACGTGGTCGACGACGGAGTGGGTTTCGTGCCCGGCGCCGAACGCAGCGGTGGCTCGGACGGGGGTTTCGGGCTCGCCGGCATGCGGCAGCGGGTGCGGCTCCTCGCGGGGCGGCTGGACGTCGAGTCCGAGCCGGGCGGGGGCACCGCGATCACGGTGACGGTGCCGGCGATTCCCGTCGGAGGTGCGAGTTGA
- a CDS encoding 3-deoxy-7-phosphoheptulonate synthase: protein MSGAVGTVPDWRTLVAHQQPEWPDRARLGEVVGELARCSPVVTSWECDALTSRLAKVAEGRAFLLQGGDCAERLDNVSSRAIRSKLRLLQQMSVILAAGSGLPVTTVGRIAGQYAKPRSSPTETVDGLTLPVYRGDAVNGTGFTRTERLPDPVRLRRVYDASKYTLDVLRTSGAEVFTSHEGLLLDYEEALTRPDRRSGRRYAGSGHLLWIGDRTRQLDGAHVAYFATIDNPIAVKLGPATTPEHALALIDRLDPDRRPGRLTFVVRMGAQRVRDLLPELVEKVTASGAPVTWVSDPMHGNTFTAPSGHKTRRFGDVLAEVAGFVEVHRALGTHPGGLHVELTGEDVTECVGGAVGLDDLHRSYESACDPRLNADQALELAVLVAEMLR from the coding sequence ATGAGCGGCGCCGTCGGCACCGTCCCCGACTGGCGGACGCTCGTCGCCCACCAGCAGCCGGAGTGGCCCGACCGGGCCAGGCTCGGCGAGGTGGTGGGCGAGCTGGCGCGCTGTTCCCCGGTGGTCACGTCCTGGGAGTGCGACGCGCTCACCTCGCGCCTCGCCAAGGTCGCAGAAGGCCGGGCGTTCCTGCTGCAGGGCGGCGACTGCGCGGAACGCCTCGACAACGTCTCGTCACGCGCGATCCGCAGCAAGCTGCGTCTGCTGCAACAGATGTCGGTCATCCTCGCGGCCGGCTCAGGACTCCCGGTGACCACCGTGGGCCGCATCGCCGGCCAGTACGCCAAACCCAGGTCGTCGCCGACCGAGACCGTCGACGGGCTCACCCTGCCCGTGTACCGGGGTGACGCGGTGAACGGCACCGGCTTCACCCGGACCGAACGGCTGCCCGATCCTGTCCGGCTGCGTCGCGTGTACGACGCCTCCAAGTACACGCTGGACGTTCTGCGCACGAGCGGCGCCGAGGTGTTCACGAGCCACGAGGGCTTGTTGCTCGACTACGAGGAGGCGCTGACCCGCCCCGACCGGCGCTCCGGCAGGCGTTATGCGGGCAGCGGCCACCTGCTGTGGATCGGCGACCGCACCAGGCAGCTCGACGGCGCCCACGTCGCCTACTTCGCGACCATCGACAACCCGATCGCGGTGAAGCTCGGCCCGGCCACCACACCGGAGCACGCGCTGGCCTTGATCGACCGCCTCGACCCCGACCGGCGGCCGGGCAGGCTGACGTTCGTCGTGCGCATGGGAGCCCAGCGCGTCCGGGACCTGCTGCCGGAGCTCGTGGAGAAGGTCACCGCCTCCGGTGCGCCGGTGACCTGGGTGAGCGATCCCATGCACGGCAACACCTTCACCGCACCCAGCGGGCACAAGACCCGGCGTTTCGGCGATGTCCTCGCCGAGGTCGCCGGGTTCGTCGAGGTGCACAGGGCGCTCGGCACCCACCCCGGCGGCCTGCACGTCGAGCTGACCGGTGAGGACGTGACCGAATGCGTCGGCGGCGCGGTGGGTCTCGACGACCTGCACCGCAGCTACGAGTCGGCGTGCGATCCGCGCCTCAACGCCGACCAGGCGCTCGAACTGGCCGTCCTCGTCGCCGAGATGCTGCGCTGA
- a CDS encoding cytochrome P450 family protein encodes MDHDSAPLELDDAFVQDPYSVYAKLGTEGSAHRVRMPPGVPLIGGLPVWLITGYDAVRSALADPRLSTDLNRIDGLFAQKEPDRTKRGGFSSVIASHMMHTDPPDHTRLRKLVSKAFTGRAIAALRPEIQKVTDGLVDALKAHDSVDLLDAFAFPLPIRVICLLLGVPVEEQERFKDWSKALVSGSSPEEATAAAAAVAEYLSELVERKRHATTDDMLTALVAAHDVDDRLTTTELISTAYLLFIAGFETTLNALGNGTLHLMRNRDQWDALRQDRSLLPGAVEEVLRLDSPLKHATFRCARESLTVGDVEIPAGDFVLLAIASANRDPQRFAEPHALDVRRPAAGHLAFGHGIHHCLGAPLARVEVQMAFNALLDAFPDMRLAADPDELRWRNSTIIRGLDSLPVRLNHR; translated from the coding sequence ATGGACCACGATTCCGCCCCGCTGGAACTCGACGACGCGTTCGTGCAGGACCCGTACTCGGTGTACGCGAAGCTGGGCACCGAAGGCTCGGCGCACCGGGTGCGGATGCCGCCGGGGGTGCCCCTGATCGGCGGGTTGCCGGTCTGGCTGATCACCGGCTACGACGCCGTGCGTTCCGCACTCGCGGACCCGCGGCTGAGCACCGACCTGAACCGGATCGACGGACTCTTCGCGCAGAAGGAGCCGGACCGCACCAAGCGCGGCGGGTTCTCCTCGGTCATCGCCAGCCACATGATGCACACCGACCCGCCGGACCACACCAGGTTGCGCAAGCTCGTGAGCAAGGCCTTCACCGGCCGCGCCATCGCAGCGCTGCGGCCGGAGATCCAGAAGGTGACCGACGGGCTCGTCGACGCCCTGAAGGCCCACGACAGCGTGGACCTGCTGGACGCCTTCGCGTTCCCGCTGCCGATCCGGGTGATCTGCCTGCTGCTGGGCGTTCCGGTCGAGGAGCAGGAGCGGTTCAAGGACTGGTCCAAGGCGCTCGTCTCCGGCAGCTCCCCCGAGGAGGCCACGGCAGCCGCGGCCGCGGTGGCCGAGTACCTGAGTGAGCTGGTCGAACGCAAACGCCACGCCACCACCGACGACATGCTCACCGCACTGGTCGCGGCGCACGACGTCGACGACCGGCTGACCACGACCGAGCTGATCTCGACGGCCTACCTGCTGTTCATCGCCGGCTTCGAGACGACCCTCAACGCCCTGGGCAACGGCACGCTGCACCTGATGCGCAACCGCGACCAGTGGGACGCGCTGCGCCAGGACCGCAGCCTGCTGCCCGGCGCGGTCGAGGAGGTCCTGCGGCTCGACAGCCCGCTCAAGCACGCCACGTTCCGGTGCGCGCGCGAGTCGCTGACCGTCGGCGACGTCGAGATCCCGGCCGGCGACTTCGTGCTGCTCGCGATCGCCTCGGCCAACCGCGACCCGCAGCGCTTCGCCGAGCCGCACGCGCTGGACGTGCGCCGCCCCGCCGCCGGTCACCTGGCCTTCGGGCACGGCATCCACCACTGCCTGGGCGCGCCGCTCGCGCGGGTGGAGGTGCAGATGGCGTTCAACGCCCTGCTCGACGCGTTCCCCGACATGAGACTCGCCGCCGATCCCGATGAACTGCGGTGGCGCAACAGCACGATCATTCGCGGGCTCGACTCGCTGCCGGTACGGCTCAACCACCGTTAG
- a CDS encoding M15 family metallopeptidase has product MAAAALVLVTACAPEPPTGPPGGVAPAGAPPTGTSAPVSGDGSIPKNESISVHDTGHVGIANLDPGLLAAVQKATVDAQARGVELRVTSGWRSKDYQQRLLDEAIALYRSEEEALRWVHPPEKSKHVTGEAIDIGPTNAADWLIRNGADYGLCQAYANEMWHFELLTTPGGECPQPIAN; this is encoded by the coding sequence ATGGCAGCCGCCGCACTCGTCCTCGTGACGGCCTGCGCGCCGGAACCGCCGACCGGACCGCCTGGGGGAGTGGCACCGGCCGGAGCTCCACCTACCGGCACGTCGGCGCCTGTCTCCGGTGACGGCAGCATCCCGAAGAACGAGAGCATCTCGGTCCACGACACCGGACACGTCGGCATCGCGAACCTCGACCCCGGACTGCTGGCAGCGGTGCAGAAGGCCACTGTGGACGCTCAGGCGCGCGGGGTCGAGCTGCGGGTGACCTCCGGCTGGCGCAGCAAGGACTACCAGCAGCGCCTCCTGGACGAGGCCATCGCCTTGTACCGCAGCGAGGAGGAGGCACTGCGGTGGGTGCACCCGCCGGAGAAGTCCAAGCACGTGACGGGTGAGGCGATCGACATCGGCCCGACCAACGCGGCCGACTGGTTGATCCGCAACGGCGCGGACTACGGCCTGTGCCAGGCTTATGCCAACGAGATGTGGCACTTCGAGCTGCTGACGACACCCGGCGGTGAATGCCCCCAGCCGATCGCGAACTGA
- a CDS encoding carbamoyltransferase N-terminal domain-containing protein, translated as MRICGIKASHDGGVAVIEDGRLLFSYEIEKLQNGERYSSLGDLERVTEILAAEGLSPADIDRFVVDGWYTTNDAGEIAVAVQDGGRPVQLRVAPYHEQPGDGGPLQRHTFSGHGLGDYASYTHVANHLIGTYCSSPFAARGEDAFVLVWDGLITPRLYLVRARTREVTLVESLMPVFGGSFAAFCARFEPYLRPYEDMSSDPAIRHHLSVAGKAMAYAAKGRVETGAFTVFDNLMAELHDITVDKVGVLGDKVVANRDELLPGLSNADLIATYQAYLGHNLLDRLTAAVLSRFPEGGHNLVMGGGCALNIKWNSAIRASGVFREVFIPPFPNDAGAAIGTAACEMFRTGHTELEWDVYRGPKITTGTLPDGWRAQPCDERQLAALLHAEDEPVVVLSGRAELGPRALGNRSIIAPATSTRMKDRLNDIKNRASYRPVAPICLEERAAEVFDPGTPDPYMIFEHRMRPGWAERVPAIVHLDGTARLQTIKSTQDTATVRILTAYTEISGIPVLCNTSANLEGRGFFPDVESAAKWGGTKYIWSEGTLYTNPA; from the coding sequence ATGCGCATATGCGGAATCAAGGCATCACACGACGGTGGCGTCGCCGTCATCGAGGACGGTCGCCTGCTCTTCAGCTACGAAATCGAGAAGCTGCAGAACGGCGAACGCTACAGCTCCCTCGGCGACCTGGAACGCGTCACCGAGATCCTCGCCGCCGAAGGCCTCTCCCCCGCCGACATCGACCGGTTCGTGGTCGACGGCTGGTACACGACGAACGACGCGGGCGAGATCGCCGTCGCCGTGCAGGACGGCGGCCGGCCGGTCCAGCTCCGCGTCGCGCCGTACCACGAGCAGCCCGGCGACGGTGGTCCGCTGCAGCGCCACACCTTCAGCGGCCACGGTCTCGGCGACTACGCCAGCTACACCCACGTCGCCAACCACCTCATCGGCACCTACTGCTCCAGCCCGTTCGCCGCCAGGGGCGAGGACGCGTTCGTCCTGGTCTGGGACGGCCTGATCACGCCGCGCCTCTACCTGGTGCGGGCGCGGACCCGCGAGGTGACCCTCGTCGAGTCCCTCATGCCGGTCTTCGGCGGCAGCTTCGCGGCCTTCTGCGCGCGGTTCGAGCCGTACCTGCGGCCGTACGAGGACATGTCGTCTGACCCGGCCATCCGCCACCACCTCTCCGTGGCGGGCAAGGCGATGGCGTACGCGGCGAAGGGCCGGGTCGAGACCGGGGCTTTCACGGTGTTCGACAACCTCATGGCCGAGCTCCACGACATCACCGTCGACAAGGTGGGCGTGCTGGGCGACAAGGTCGTCGCGAACCGCGACGAGCTGCTGCCCGGCCTGTCCAACGCCGACCTCATCGCCACCTACCAGGCCTACCTCGGCCACAACCTGCTCGACCGGCTCACCGCGGCCGTGCTCAGCCGGTTCCCCGAGGGCGGCCACAACCTGGTGATGGGCGGCGGCTGCGCGCTCAACATCAAGTGGAACAGCGCGATCAGGGCCAGCGGGGTGTTCCGCGAGGTCTTCATCCCGCCCTTCCCCAACGACGCGGGAGCCGCGATCGGCACCGCGGCCTGCGAGATGTTCCGCACCGGCCACACCGAGCTGGAGTGGGACGTCTACCGCGGACCGAAGATCACCACCGGCACCCTGCCGGACGGGTGGCGCGCCCAGCCCTGTGACGAACGGCAGCTGGCCGCTCTCCTGCACGCCGAGGACGAACCGGTGGTCGTGCTGTCCGGCCGGGCGGAGCTGGGCCCGCGCGCGCTGGGCAACCGCAGCATCATCGCGCCCGCGACCAGCACCCGGATGAAGGACCGGCTCAACGACATCAAGAACCGGGCCTCCTACCGCCCTGTCGCGCCCATCTGCCTGGAGGAACGCGCTGCTGAGGTGTTCGACCCCGGCACACCCGACCCGTACATGATCTTCGAGCACCGGATGCGGCCCGGCTGGGCCGAGCGCGTGCCGGCGATCGTGCACCTGGACGGCACGGCCAGGCTGCAGACCATCAAGTCCACTCAGGACACCGCGACCGTGCGCATCCTGACCGCGTACACCGAGATCAGCGGGATTCCCGTGCTGTGCAACACGAGCGCGAACCTGGAGGGCCGGGGCTTCTTCCCGGACGTCGAGTCCGCGGCGAAGTGGGGCGGGACCAAGTACATCTGGTCGGAGGGAACGCTCTACACGAACCCGGCGTGA